The nucleotide window TGCTCACACAAGCACGGCAGGACGCCGTGCGAAGCTCCGGTCTGATTAACCGCACAGGTCACAACCGGTAACCTGGTGCAGCCGGACAGGCCTTTCAGTCCGGGTGTGACGGGTTGGGCAAGCCCGGAGGATTCCGGGCGCGGCAGTCGCTTTTAAGCAGGCTAAGAACTTTAGGTATTTCCCACTCAGTGTTAAGTCCTAATGTCATCAGGTATATCGCTCTTTTACTTCTTTAGCTGTTTCCCATACAGCTTTCTCACCTGGTTTACTCTGAACCAAAATCCTGTTCAGTTCAGAAAAAAATTCCTGCTTTATTCATATTAAACTGAACGGAAGTCGTGCTGATGAAAAAACACGACTCACCGAAGAGCAAATTCCCTTCACCCCCAGCAGGCTGAACTGTGCAACCGGGTGTCGCATGTCTCCCGTAAGCAGGAGATTTTGCACGCTATATTCTCTTATTTACGCAAGAAATAAGAAGGTACTTTTCCTGCAGAGCTGAAGCACATACGTCAGCTGTAAGACGAAAGTCTGCGGTTGGAAAACTGGTGGCCGAGCTGAGCCTCAGCCTGGGTATGTTTCATGACGCACAGTAAAAAAGAGTGCATGATGGCACGACTGCGTGAATAATGAATCCCCGTGCTGCTGGCACATTATGAGTCCGGAAAGCGACAGCTATGTTTTGCGTTGCATGTCAGCCGCAGCTTGTTCCGTACTATTCTACGACGCCGATGGTGAGAAGCTTAGCCTGAGTATCCGCTAATATTGAAAGCTAAACTGAAAATAGGAACAACTAGGACCAACTAGGCAGGCTTTATTTTGGGTTTGAAGGGTTTGGCAAGCCCGGAAAATCCGGGCTCGGTTTGGGAAAGACATCATGAAATAGTGGCGATTTCAGAGTGAAATCATGAAGAAAAAACATTTTAAATCAGGCAATTAACTACGTAATTTCACTGGCGAAGAATCACCTTTACGCATCATTAGAAAGATGTTTTTGAAGAGCTTTCGCTACAGCTTCATCGATCTCGTCCTGCAGTTCTTTCGATAATCGATTGAATTCGTAAACAAACATGCGCCCTTTATTACGCTTTCTGGCAAATCGGTCTTTGTCCGGGAAAGACCACAGGTTCGTTACAACTGCTTTGTCTTTGCCTTTAAGAGAAGCCATAGCTGCGGTTTCACGGGTCAGGATCTTGATAATCCTGTTTTTAACTTCGTCTTCAGCAAGCGAGGCATCAGCTAGGATGATATTAATTTCCGGTGCAGTTGTTTCGAGCAAGGCCTCAATAGAAAGGTCTTTAGCCTTGAGCATTTCTTCCAGCGCACCTAACGCCTTGTAATCTGTAAATCCTAGTTCCGACTGAACCGGGAATATCGAAACTAACAGGGCTGATACAGATGCAGCCTGAATAGCGCGCGTAACTTTTGCTTCCGACAATCCTTCCAACCTGGCAATATCTTTCTGGCTCATGCCCGTGTTTTTGAGCGTTAAAAGACGTAACCCGATCTCACGGATATTGTGCTCTTTGGCAGTCTGGATATCTCTAGCCAGTTTCCGCGCTTCATCGGTAGATATAGGCGACTTCGTCACCATGATATTTAACGCGGTATGGCAAAGGATAGCGGATGCTCGCCGTCTGGAACCATCGATTATCTCAATGCCTTCTTCACGCTTAATACCAATACACGGGAAGAACTGCTGCAATCGAAGAGTGGATGTAATGTCCTTCAGGGATTCAGGTGTCAGACTAGATTGATCGCGGCCATTCGTCTCCTGCAATACGTATGTCTTGCCTTCTACTTCATTTGCAGGAATGGTTTGCAAAGTGAAGACGGCTTTCCGTCCAGTAGAAAGGGTAAAAATTTGCTCAAGCGCACTGTCTGATAAGTTATTAGTCATTGCAGACGGGTTAAAGGTCCGACCAATGGTTGCTCTTTTCGTGCTCATAAGTCCCTCAATTTGCTCGAATAAATTCAATACGATCAAATACAGCTTTTGCAAAATCTTCTGCTGCCAATCTGGCATTTCTCAGAGCTTCGTTGCTGCCAATATAAGTCGATGGATTAGCAGATATGACAGTATCAAAAGACTCTCCACATCTTTCGAAACCGTCCAAGCGGGGCAGGGCGACATCCAGCATGTCACCCCCAAAAATTTCTTTAGCAAGGCTATGGCACAATTTATGGTCTGGTTTATTAGAAAGCTTGGACATGAAGCCAATGTTGCCAACAAGGTGACATGGATAACCTGATTCAGTGATGATATCCACCAGTTCAGGTAGACGGGTCAAATACTTCAGTGTCGAGTGAAAATCTACCTGTGCAGGTGGCACCGGAGTCAGAAGTAAATCCGCTGCGGCAATTGCATTTTTCAAAAAGGCATCAAGATGGGGTCCACTATCGATGAAAATGAAATCGTAATCGTTCTTGAGCTTCGCTATTAGATTTTCTTTCAGGACAGCATGTTCGTTCTGAGTAGGTAGATGTTGGGCACATAGTTCTGTCCATGCTGATGCTATAAACGCATCGTCGATGGAAGCAGGGAGAACATCCACACCCGGGACAATAGAAGATACGATAAACTCATCAAGTAGTTCTTCTCGCGTAACATTCTGCAGCATTGCCTGCGCTGCGGTAGTTTCGACTATGCCAACAGCCTGTGTATGGTTTAAAAACATCGTTGCAGATGACTGGGGATCCAAATCAATAACTAGAATCCGCAGATCTTCAAAGAGCAAATGAGGATGCGTACGTAGGGCATGTGCCAGAGAAACGGTAGATACAGTTTTTGAAACCCCACCTTTTAAATTTCCTACAAAAACGGTAAAGGCTTCCTGATGCCTGTCCCTGTATTTCGGGACTCCGCGGTGATGATAAATATCGATAATGTTCTGAATGGACATTGCATATTTGGAGGATGTCCCGGCTGGTCGTTTATCAAAGACATAGCCTTTTTCTTCCATTTCATTTACTGCGTAATCCACGTTTGCTCTGGTGAGCTTTGGCAGTTTAGCCAATGCTGCTTTCGCATATACTTGATAGTAAACATTTTCTTGCAATTCTTCTTTCTGAGCCCGAATCTGTTCTGTCAGACCAATGAGCATTTTTTCAGAACGTTGCGCTACTTTAAGTAACTGTGATGAGTTGTTCATCAAAAGTTCCCTTTATGCAGGATTAATGAATTTAATCAAGAATGCTACACACAAGAAACAAAGTAAACATATAACCCAAAATTTTAG belongs to Kosakonia sp. SMBL-WEM22 and includes:
- a CDS encoding ParB family protein, translated to MSTKRATIGRTFNPSAMTNNLSDSALEQIFTLSTGRKAVFTLQTIPANEVEGKTYVLQETNGRDQSSLTPESLKDITSTLRLQQFFPCIGIKREEGIEIIDGSRRRASAILCHTALNIMVTKSPISTDEARKLARDIQTAKEHNIREIGLRLLTLKNTGMSQKDIARLEGLSEAKVTRAIQAASVSALLVSIFPVQSELGFTDYKALGALEEMLKAKDLSIEALLETTAPEINIILADASLAEDEVKNRIIKILTRETAAMASLKGKDKAVVTNLWSFPDKDRFARKRNKGRMFVYEFNRLSKELQDEIDEAVAKALQKHLSNDA
- a CDS encoding AAA family ATPase — translated: MMNNSSQLLKVAQRSEKMLIGLTEQIRAQKEELQENVYYQVYAKAALAKLPKLTRANVDYAVNEMEEKGYVFDKRPAGTSSKYAMSIQNIIDIYHHRGVPKYRDRHQEAFTVFVGNLKGGVSKTVSTVSLAHALRTHPHLLFEDLRILVIDLDPQSSATMFLNHTQAVGIVETTAAQAMLQNVTREELLDEFIVSSIVPGVDVLPASIDDAFIASAWTELCAQHLPTQNEHAVLKENLIAKLKNDYDFIFIDSGPHLDAFLKNAIAAADLLLTPVPPAQVDFHSTLKYLTRLPELVDIITESGYPCHLVGNIGFMSKLSNKPDHKLCHSLAKEIFGGDMLDVALPRLDGFERCGESFDTVISANPSTYIGSNEALRNARLAAEDFAKAVFDRIEFIRAN